The Echeneis naucrates chromosome 10, fEcheNa1.1, whole genome shotgun sequence genome has a window encoding:
- the slitrk2 gene encoding SLIT and NTRK-like protein 2 isoform X2 encodes MLSGVLLLSVLTVTSLSPSETESRKTSASKDICKSRCACEERENILNINCENKGFTTVSQFQGPPNKVSQLFLNGNFLSRLGANEFVNYGNVTSLHLGNNGLQEIRTGAFTGLRFLKRLHLNNNNMEVIKEDTFAGLESLEYLQADYNYISAIEPGAFSKLNKLKVLILNDNLLLSLPPNIFRFVLLTHLDLRGNRLKMLPFAGVLEHIGGIMEIQLEENPWNCTCDLIPLKSWLDTISVFVGDIVCETPFRLHGKDITQLIKQDLCPRRNAGERVHPPSDSHFQGALSPTYHSGVITPTRAPKASRPPKMRYRPTPRISKDKHVFGPIMVYQTRSPVPMLCPSVCVCTSQNPDSGLNINCQERKLHNISELNPKPSYPKKLHLTGNYLQIIHRADLTEYSSLELLHLGNNRIAVIQEGAFENLTNLRRLYLNGNYIESLSQSLFSGLQSLQYLYLEYNIIKDILPQTFNSLHNLQLLFLNNNLLRSLPDNVFGGTMLTRLNLRNNHFSHLPVKGVLDQLSAFIQIDLQENPWDCTCDIVALKNWMELSSTSVVVNEITCDSPSKHAGRLLRSLRNEAICPEPSEPPPPQHAPPTKAPTLISPGTEAATPTSSSSSSSSTPELHPEVPLSVLILGLLVVFILSVCFGAGLFVFVLKRRKGVEHVPTGANNLDLNSFQVQYGSYTPEPTQDKTSESHVYNYIPPPVGSMCQNPIYMQKDGEQVAYYRNLKELSFGPLDAKKDDVLTRSPGAYTISTVDFMDKSPTPCGLTTPEPPELLYQNLGERPNKELPTVAGVPPYNYNFCTLPKRPCVVPPYEAATARRHITNQDRLNKTVLYGTPRKYYGAEHPSRNSEHPLVLPGKLKTEPDYLEVLEKQTAMSQL; translated from the exons ATGCTGAGCGGCGTCCTCTTGCTGAGCGTCCTCACGGTCACCAGCCTGTCACCGTCCGAAACGGAGAGCCGCAAAACTTCAGCCTCCAAAGACATCTGCAAGAGCCGCTGCGCCTGTGAGGAGCGGGAGAACATTCTTAACATCAACTGCGAGAATAAAGGATTTACCACAGTCAGCCAGTTCCAGGGCCCCCCCAATAAGGTCTCCCAGCTTTTTCTAAATGGAAACTTCCTGTCTCGGCTCGGCGCAAACGAGTTCGTCAATTACGGCAATGTCACCTCGCTGCATCTGGGGAATAACGGCTTACAGGAGATCCGGACCGGAGCCTTCACCGGGCTGCGCTTCCTGAAGCGGCTACacttgaacaacaacaacatggaggTGATCAAAGAGGACACCTTCGCCGGGCTGGAGAGTTTGGAGTATTTGCAGGCGGACTATAATTACATCAGCGCCATAGAGCCTGGCGCCTTCAGCAAACTGAATAAACTCAAAGTGTTGATCCTGAACGACAACCTGCTGTTGTCCCTGCCTCCGAATATATTCCGCTTCGTGCTCCTCACGCACTTGGATTTACGCGGTAACCGGCTGAAGATGCTGCCGTTCGCCGGCGTGCTGGAGCACATCGGCGGCATCATGGAGATCCAGCTGGAGGAGAACCCGTGGAACTGCACCTGCGACTTGATCCCCCTCAAATCCTGGCTGGACACCATCTCCGTGTTCGTGGGGGACATAGTGTGCGAGACGCCGTTCAGGCTGCACGGGAAAGACATCACCCAGCTCATAAAGCAGGATCTGTGCCCGCGCAGGAACGCCGGAGAGCGCGTCCACCCCCCCTCTGACTCTCACTTTCAAGGGGCCCTCTCCCCGACCTACCACTCCGGCGTTATCACCCCCACCCGGGCCCCGAAAGCCTCCAGGCCGCCCAAGATGCGCTACCGACCCACCCCCCGCATCTCAAAGGACAAGCACGTCTTTGGGCCTATAATGGTTTACCAGACGCGCTCCCCTGTTCCCATGTTGTGTCCcagcgtgtgcgtgtgcacgtcACAAAACCCTGACAGCGGACTGAACATCAATTGCCAAGAGAGGAAATTGCATAACATCAGTGAGCTGAACCCCAAGCCCTCCTATCCAAAGAAACTCCACCTGACCGGTAACTACTTGCAAATCATTCACAGAGCTGATCTGACTGAGTATAGCTCTCTGGAGCTGCTCCATTTAGGAAATAACAGAATAGCAGTAATTCAGGAGGGCGCCTTTGAGAACTTAACAAACCTCAGACGACTTTATCTAAATGGGAATTACATTGAGTCGCTGTCTCAGTCCCTTTTCTCTGGTCTGCAGTCACTCCAGTATCTGTATTTGGAATATAACATCATTAAGGACATTTTGCCACAGACATTTAACTCTTTGCACAACCTCCAGCTGCTGTTCCTGAACAACAACCTGTTGCGATCGCTCCCTGACAATGTTTTCGGGGGAACCATGCTCACGAGACTCAACCTGCGGAATAATCATTTCTCCCACCTGCCAGTCAAAGGAGTCCTGGACCAGCTCTCCGCGTTCATCCAGATCGACCTGCAGGAGAACCCCTGGGACTGCACCTGTGACATCGTCGCACTCAAAAACTGGATGGAGCTGTCCAGCACCAGCGTGGTGGTGAATGAAATCACGTGCGATTCCCCCTCAAAGCACGCAGGCCGCCTGCTGCGCTCGCTTCGTAACGAGGCCATCTGCCCCGAGCCCAGCGAACCGCCCCCACCACAACATGCCCCACCTACGAAAGCCCCAACATTAATAAGCCCTGGCACTGAAGCTGCCACCCCcacttcatcctcttcttcttcttcctc CACCCCGGAGTTGCACCCTGAGGTCCCGCTTTCGGTTCTGATTCTTGGGCTTCTGGTTGTtttcatcctgtctgtctgctttggTGCaggtctttttgtttttgtcctgaaaCGGCGCAAAGGGGTAGAGCACGTGCCCACGGGCGCCAACAACTTAGATCTTAACTCCTTCCAAGTGCAATACGGTTCCTACACCCCTGAACCGACCCAAGACAAAACCTCTGAGAGCCATGTGTATAACTACATCCCCCCACCCGTGGGCTCCATGTGCCAAAACCCAATTTACATGCAGAAGGATGGCGAACAGGTGGCGTATTATCGCAACCTGAAGGAGCTCAGCTTCGGGCCCCTGGATGCAAAGAAGGATGACGTCCTAACTCGCAGTCCGGGGGCCTACACCATCAGCACAGTGGATTTTATGGATAAATCCCCTACGCCCTGTGGCTTGACCACCCCTGAGCCTCCTGAGCTGCTCTACCAAAACTTAGGGGAGAGGCCCAACAAGGAGCTCCCCACAGTTGCAGGCGTCCCTCCTTACAATTACAACTTTTGCACTTTACCCAAGAGACCTTGCGTCGTGCCCCCCTACGAAGCTGCTACGGCCAGGCGGCATATCACCAACCAGGACAGGTTGAACAAAACCGTGCTGTACGGCACCCCCAGGAAATACTACGGGGCTGAACACCCTTCTAGAAACAGTGAGCATCCGCTGGTGCTGCCCGGGAAGCTAAAAACAGAACCGGACTACCTGGAGGTTCTGGAGAAACAGACGGCGATGAGCCAACTGTAA
- the slitrk2 gene encoding SLIT and NTRK-like protein 2 isoform X1 produces MLSGVLLLSVLTVTSLSPSETESRKTSASKDICKSRCACEERENILNINCENKGFTTVSQFQGPPNKVSQLFLNGNFLSRLGANEFVNYGNVTSLHLGNNGLQEIRTGAFTGLRFLKRLHLNNNNMEVIKEDTFAGLESLEYLQADYNYISAIEPGAFSKLNKLKVLILNDNLLLSLPPNIFRFVLLTHLDLRGNRLKMLPFAGVLEHIGGIMEIQLEENPWNCTCDLIPLKSWLDTISVFVGDIVCETPFRLHGKDITQLIKQDLCPRRNAGERVHPPSDSHFQGALSPTYHSGVITPTRAPKASRPPKMRYRPTPRISKDKHVFGPIMVYQTRSPVPMLCPSVCVCTSQNPDSGLNINCQERKLHNISELNPKPSYPKKLHLTGNYLQIIHRADLTEYSSLELLHLGNNRIAVIQEGAFENLTNLRRLYLNGNYIESLSQSLFSGLQSLQYLYLEYNIIKDILPQTFNSLHNLQLLFLNNNLLRSLPDNVFGGTMLTRLNLRNNHFSHLPVKGVLDQLSAFIQIDLQENPWDCTCDIVALKNWMELSSTSVVVNEITCDSPSKHAGRLLRSLRNEAICPEPSEPPPPQHAPPTKAPTLISPGTEAATPTSSSSSSSSSSPPSSSSSSSSSSSSSSSSFSSVSPTESRLHTPELHPEVPLSVLILGLLVVFILSVCFGAGLFVFVLKRRKGVEHVPTGANNLDLNSFQVQYGSYTPEPTQDKTSESHVYNYIPPPVGSMCQNPIYMQKDGEQVAYYRNLKELSFGPLDAKKDDVLTRSPGAYTISTVDFMDKSPTPCGLTTPEPPELLYQNLGERPNKELPTVAGVPPYNYNFCTLPKRPCVVPPYEAATARRHITNQDRLNKTVLYGTPRKYYGAEHPSRNSEHPLVLPGKLKTEPDYLEVLEKQTAMSQL; encoded by the coding sequence ATGCTGAGCGGCGTCCTCTTGCTGAGCGTCCTCACGGTCACCAGCCTGTCACCGTCCGAAACGGAGAGCCGCAAAACTTCAGCCTCCAAAGACATCTGCAAGAGCCGCTGCGCCTGTGAGGAGCGGGAGAACATTCTTAACATCAACTGCGAGAATAAAGGATTTACCACAGTCAGCCAGTTCCAGGGCCCCCCCAATAAGGTCTCCCAGCTTTTTCTAAATGGAAACTTCCTGTCTCGGCTCGGCGCAAACGAGTTCGTCAATTACGGCAATGTCACCTCGCTGCATCTGGGGAATAACGGCTTACAGGAGATCCGGACCGGAGCCTTCACCGGGCTGCGCTTCCTGAAGCGGCTACacttgaacaacaacaacatggaggTGATCAAAGAGGACACCTTCGCCGGGCTGGAGAGTTTGGAGTATTTGCAGGCGGACTATAATTACATCAGCGCCATAGAGCCTGGCGCCTTCAGCAAACTGAATAAACTCAAAGTGTTGATCCTGAACGACAACCTGCTGTTGTCCCTGCCTCCGAATATATTCCGCTTCGTGCTCCTCACGCACTTGGATTTACGCGGTAACCGGCTGAAGATGCTGCCGTTCGCCGGCGTGCTGGAGCACATCGGCGGCATCATGGAGATCCAGCTGGAGGAGAACCCGTGGAACTGCACCTGCGACTTGATCCCCCTCAAATCCTGGCTGGACACCATCTCCGTGTTCGTGGGGGACATAGTGTGCGAGACGCCGTTCAGGCTGCACGGGAAAGACATCACCCAGCTCATAAAGCAGGATCTGTGCCCGCGCAGGAACGCCGGAGAGCGCGTCCACCCCCCCTCTGACTCTCACTTTCAAGGGGCCCTCTCCCCGACCTACCACTCCGGCGTTATCACCCCCACCCGGGCCCCGAAAGCCTCCAGGCCGCCCAAGATGCGCTACCGACCCACCCCCCGCATCTCAAAGGACAAGCACGTCTTTGGGCCTATAATGGTTTACCAGACGCGCTCCCCTGTTCCCATGTTGTGTCCcagcgtgtgcgtgtgcacgtcACAAAACCCTGACAGCGGACTGAACATCAATTGCCAAGAGAGGAAATTGCATAACATCAGTGAGCTGAACCCCAAGCCCTCCTATCCAAAGAAACTCCACCTGACCGGTAACTACTTGCAAATCATTCACAGAGCTGATCTGACTGAGTATAGCTCTCTGGAGCTGCTCCATTTAGGAAATAACAGAATAGCAGTAATTCAGGAGGGCGCCTTTGAGAACTTAACAAACCTCAGACGACTTTATCTAAATGGGAATTACATTGAGTCGCTGTCTCAGTCCCTTTTCTCTGGTCTGCAGTCACTCCAGTATCTGTATTTGGAATATAACATCATTAAGGACATTTTGCCACAGACATTTAACTCTTTGCACAACCTCCAGCTGCTGTTCCTGAACAACAACCTGTTGCGATCGCTCCCTGACAATGTTTTCGGGGGAACCATGCTCACGAGACTCAACCTGCGGAATAATCATTTCTCCCACCTGCCAGTCAAAGGAGTCCTGGACCAGCTCTCCGCGTTCATCCAGATCGACCTGCAGGAGAACCCCTGGGACTGCACCTGTGACATCGTCGCACTCAAAAACTGGATGGAGCTGTCCAGCACCAGCGTGGTGGTGAATGAAATCACGTGCGATTCCCCCTCAAAGCACGCAGGCCGCCTGCTGCGCTCGCTTCGTAACGAGGCCATCTGCCCCGAGCCCAGCGAACCGCCCCCACCACAACATGCCCCACCTACGAAAGCCCCAACATTAATAAGCCCTGGCACTGAAGCTGCCACCCCcacttcatcctcttcttcttcttcctcctcctcccccccttcttcttcttcttcttcttcttcttcttcttcttcttcttcttcttcttttagcTCGGTTAGCCCCACTGAATCCAGACTCCACACCCCGGAGTTGCACCCTGAGGTCCCGCTTTCGGTTCTGATTCTTGGGCTTCTGGTTGTtttcatcctgtctgtctgctttggTGCaggtctttttgtttttgtcctgaaaCGGCGCAAAGGGGTAGAGCACGTGCCCACGGGCGCCAACAACTTAGATCTTAACTCCTTCCAAGTGCAATACGGTTCCTACACCCCTGAACCGACCCAAGACAAAACCTCTGAGAGCCATGTGTATAACTACATCCCCCCACCCGTGGGCTCCATGTGCCAAAACCCAATTTACATGCAGAAGGATGGCGAACAGGTGGCGTATTATCGCAACCTGAAGGAGCTCAGCTTCGGGCCCCTGGATGCAAAGAAGGATGACGTCCTAACTCGCAGTCCGGGGGCCTACACCATCAGCACAGTGGATTTTATGGATAAATCCCCTACGCCCTGTGGCTTGACCACCCCTGAGCCTCCTGAGCTGCTCTACCAAAACTTAGGGGAGAGGCCCAACAAGGAGCTCCCCACAGTTGCAGGCGTCCCTCCTTACAATTACAACTTTTGCACTTTACCCAAGAGACCTTGCGTCGTGCCCCCCTACGAAGCTGCTACGGCCAGGCGGCATATCACCAACCAGGACAGGTTGAACAAAACCGTGCTGTACGGCACCCCCAGGAAATACTACGGGGCTGAACACCCTTCTAGAAACAGTGAGCATCCGCTGGTGCTGCCCGGGAAGCTAAAAACAGAACCGGACTACCTGGAGGTTCTGGAGAAACAGACGGCGATGAGCCAACTGTAA